CGAACCAATTATCCCTACCGAGCCAATAGCTTGTTTATGTTGATAATATGGCGCTGCCACTACACTACAACCACGCAATAACTCACTGCCGCACTCTTCACCGATGAACAAACTAATACCCGAATTTCCCTTAGCTCGCGCTAGCATGTTGGTAATTGGCCCAGTTTGGTGTAATGAATTAATTAACATTCGAAGCGTATTCACGTTATTGGTACCTGGCAATTCCAGCAGGCGCTCTTTACCACGAGAATAAATAAGCTCAGGTGCCAGGTCATCCGATGCCGTTAATGACACCGCCACTACCTTTGACGCAATTTCGTGAATGCCTTCTTTGGCACGATCTTTTTCACCGCTGGTTACGCAACATAACATTGCACTTAGGCGCTGCCGCCCTTCCACCAAGTCCACGCCAACAAGTGCAGTATTAAGCAGCTGTGTAGCAAGTTGTAACTCGTGTGAAGTAAAGCGACGAGATACATCAATAATGCGGTTTTTAATCTCGCCGTCGTCTTCAATCAACACACATAAAATACGTAAGTCAGATAAATGCATCAATTCAATTTGACGCAATTTCACATTATCGCGAGTGGGTACCGACACTAACCCTGTCATGTCAGACAATTCTGCAAGCACTTTGCTAGCACGTTGGCATAGTTCACTAGGGCAGTAGCTAGCATCTAGCGCATGTTTAATTTCATGCTCAACCGCAGCGTTTATTGGTTTAATAGACAGTAATTGATCAACAAAAAAACGTAAGCCTTGCGCAGTAGGCACCCGCCCTGCTGACGTATGCGGAGAAGCAATTAAACCTTGTTGCTCCAACGCCATCATAATATTTCTTACTGTTGCAGGGCTCGAGTTAACGGCATTTTGATTGGCCAAGCTTTTCGACGACACAGGGTTACCGTCTTCAATATAATGCTCAACTAGCAGCTGCATAATCAGCTGCATACGTTCTTGCTTAGCGCTCATAAATTCGTTAATTCATTCTTTTCTATTTTATAGATAACGATTTTATATGGGCACTATTAACCAATTGCAAGCTAACGGAACCTGAATAAAACCGTGCATTTTGCAATTTCATGGATATACTCCATTAATATAATCATCATCTTCAAGCACTTAAAACATCATAATGACATCTGCGTTTAAACACATTGCTTTAATTGGCAAACCAAACCACAAAGGCACCACAAAGTCGATTACCCAGCTTTACCAATTTCTTACCGAACTGGAATATCAGGTATCTATCGAAAAACGCTCATCGCAACAACTTCAACTTAACGATATTGCTACCTTAGATTTAGTTGAAATTGGCGAGCAATGTGACCTTGCCATTGTTGTTGGCGGAGATGGCAACATGCTTGGAGCTGCCAGAGTATTAGCTCGTTTTGACGTGGCAGTAATTGGCGTTAATCGTGGTAATTTAGGCTTTTTAACCGACTTAGATCCACACACATTTCAAGAGCCACTAAAAAAAGTATTAGCGGGTGAATATATAGAAGAAAACCGCTTTTTGCTTGATGTATCTGTACATCGTCATCAAACCATTAAAAGCAGTAATACTGCGGTTAATGAAGCCGTACTTCACGCCGACAAAGTGGCTCACATGATTGAGTTTGAAGTACACATAGATAATGAATTTGTTTATAGCCAACGGTCAGACGGTCTCATTGTCGCAACACCAACAGGCTCTACCGCGTATTCATTATCAGGTGGCGGCCCCATCGTTCACCCGTCATTACAAACTTTATCGTTAGTGCCTATGTTTCCGCACACCTTAAGTAGTCGCCCACTAGTTGTCAGTGCTAACAGTGAAGTTAAACTGTTAATTTCGCTGGAGAATGACGAAAGCCTGCAAATAAGCTGCGACAGCCACGTTACACTGTCTGTGATGCCCGGCGATGAAGTTATTATTAAAAAATGTGATTTGCCATTACGCCTAATTCACCCTAAAAATTACAGCTACTACAAAGTATTACGCAGTAAATTAGGTTGGGGTGCGCGCTTAGTGTAAGTGCGCAGAATCTCAACTTTATCGCTGTAAGTTAAATAGCGCTTTTCTTAATTACCAACACGCTTCTTAATAAAATTTCAACGATTCACTTGCGCCATTCAAAATAACTGTATAAATTAACAGTATCAAAAATCATACTACACCTAACTTGCTTGATGGCATGTTAAATCGCCGCGGTCACAAAAATAAAGATAGGTTGGGTAATAATACTGAATAGTTATTTGTTATGTTGAATTTTCTAAACGTTCGAAACTTTGCCATTGTAGAGTCTTTAGAAGTTGACTGGTCTGCCGGAATGACCACCATTACCGGCGAAACTGGCGCAGGTAAATCTATCGCAATCGACGCACTCGCACTTTGTTTGGGTGATCGTGCTGAAGCAAGTATGGTTCGCCAAGGTGCAGATAAAGCCGAAGTTTGTGCGATTTTTGATATCACACAATTAACTGTTGCTAAAACATGGCTAAAAGAACATGAATTATGCGCCGAACCAGACTCAAACTCGTCTGCCGAATCTAACACAACACACGAATGCATTATTAGACGTGTTATTTCAAAAGAAGGACGCTCAAAGGGGTATATCAATGGTAGCCCCGTGCCAGTCAGCCAGCTAAAACAACTTGGTCAGTTACTTGTTTCTATTCACGGGCAACATGCTCATCAACTGTTACTAAAGTCAGACCATCAACGCAATTTGCTAGACGAATACGCGGCC
This is a stretch of genomic DNA from Flocculibacter collagenilyticus. It encodes these proteins:
- the hrcA gene encoding heat-inducible transcriptional repressor HrcA, whose amino-acid sequence is MSAKQERMQLIMQLLVEHYIEDGNPVSSKSLANQNAVNSSPATVRNIMMALEQQGLIASPHTSAGRVPTAQGLRFFVDQLLSIKPINAAVEHEIKHALDASYCPSELCQRASKVLAELSDMTGLVSVPTRDNVKLRQIELMHLSDLRILCVLIEDDGEIKNRIIDVSRRFTSHELQLATQLLNTALVGVDLVEGRQRLSAMLCCVTSGEKDRAKEGIHEIASKVVAVSLTASDDLAPELIYSRGKERLLELPGTNNVNTLRMLINSLHQTGPITNMLARAKGNSGISLFIGEECGSELLRGCSVVAAPYYQHKQAIGSVGIIGSVRMNYRALIPVVDAVARNLTAALNQNIPSPY
- the nadK gene encoding NAD(+) kinase, with product MTSAFKHIALIGKPNHKGTTKSITQLYQFLTELEYQVSIEKRSSQQLQLNDIATLDLVEIGEQCDLAIVVGGDGNMLGAARVLARFDVAVIGVNRGNLGFLTDLDPHTFQEPLKKVLAGEYIEENRFLLDVSVHRHQTIKSSNTAVNEAVLHADKVAHMIEFEVHIDNEFVYSQRSDGLIVATPTGSTAYSLSGGGPIVHPSLQTLSLVPMFPHTLSSRPLVVSANSEVKLLISLENDESLQISCDSHVTLSVMPGDEVIIKKCDLPLRLIHPKNYSYYKVLRSKLGWGARLV